In Terriglobales bacterium, a single window of DNA contains:
- the leuD gene encoding 3-isopropylmalate dehydratase small subunit, giving the protein MEAFRTHTGLPVPLDRDDVDTDQIIPKQFLKRIERSGYGDFLFYDWRYLSPEKPRPDFVLNSPRYKGASILIAGRNFGCGSSREHAAWALADYGIRVVIASTYADIFRNNAGKNGLLAVVLTPEQVAEITQRAQTREGYRLAVSLEDMTVKDDAGFQASFQIEAFTRYCLLEGLDDIGLTLRHQPQIEAYEASRKAKSWLPAVR; this is encoded by the coding sequence ATGGAAGCATTTCGCACACATACCGGGTTGCCCGTCCCGCTCGACCGCGACGACGTTGATACCGACCAGATTATCCCCAAACAATTCCTGAAGCGCATCGAGCGCTCCGGCTACGGCGATTTTCTTTTCTACGACTGGCGTTACCTCTCGCCCGAAAAGCCGCGCCCTGATTTTGTGTTGAACAGCCCGCGCTATAAAGGCGCCTCCATTTTGATTGCCGGCCGCAACTTCGGCTGCGGCTCTTCCCGCGAGCATGCCGCCTGGGCGCTCGCCGACTACGGCATCCGCGTGGTCATTGCTTCTACCTATGCCGATATTTTCCGCAACAACGCCGGCAAAAACGGCCTGCTTGCCGTGGTGCTGACACCGGAACAAGTTGCTGAAATAACCCAGCGCGCACAGACCCGCGAGGGCTATCGCCTCGCAGTTTCGCTTGAAGACATGACCGTAAAAGATGATGCCGGCTTCCAGGCAAGTTTCCAAATCGAAGCCTTCACCCGCTACTGCCTGCTCGAAGGGCTGGACGATATCGGACTCACCCTGCGCCACCAACCTCAGATCGAGGCCTACGAAGCCTCGCGAAAGGCCAAGAGCTGGCTGCCGGCGGTGCGCTGA
- a CDS encoding TrmH family RNA methyltransferase, giving the protein MEIPAVVIIDPKYPHNVGAAIRACACFEVKSLVWTGERVNPAKYSRLPREERMKGYKHVDFRNDERPFELLPKDCVPVCVEVFENSEPLTTFEHPENAVYVFGPEDGRVPQVIRRLCHRFLHIPAHFCLNLSAAINVVLAHRLMSRQLAGKAPILPLREMLVEVRGRVPTPNMDEVGWDGK; this is encoded by the coding sequence ATGGAGATCCCGGCGGTAGTCATTATTGATCCTAAATACCCGCACAACGTGGGCGCGGCCATTCGTGCGTGCGCGTGCTTCGAGGTCAAGTCGCTGGTATGGACGGGAGAGAGAGTCAATCCTGCCAAGTACTCGCGCCTGCCGCGCGAAGAGCGCATGAAGGGTTACAAACACGTTGATTTCCGCAATGATGAGCGGCCGTTTGAGTTGCTTCCCAAAGACTGCGTTCCGGTGTGTGTTGAAGTATTTGAGAACTCAGAGCCGCTGACAACCTTTGAGCATCCGGAAAATGCCGTCTACGTTTTTGGCCCGGAGGATGGCAGGGTTCCCCAGGTGATTCGCCGGCTGTGCCACAGGTTCCTGCATATTCCAGCGCACTTTTGCCTGAACCTGAGCGCAGCTATCAACGTGGTGCTGGCACACCGGTTAATGTCGCGTCAGCTTGCGGGCAAAGCGCCTATTCTGCCTTTGCGTGAGATGCTGGTCGAAGTGCGCGGGCGTGTGCCAACGCCGAATATGGATGAAGTTGGGTGGGATGGGAAGTGA
- a CDS encoding alkaline phosphatase family protein, with protein MTKMIKLKTVLLTGIFLLAAATTPRLYAGDHDGGRDDDHGIRHVLLISVDGMHALDFANCAKGISGVNGGKPYCPHLAQLSQNGVSYIQASSSKPSDSFPGLLAQLTGGSPRSTGVFYDVSYDRSLSPPVKDTANGIPGGACPGQIGTPVGFDESDDFDLSKLDGAGGINPDFLPRDPSKGCAPVFPHQFLRVNTIFEVVKAAGGYTAWTDKHPAYELVKGPSGNGLNDFYGPEINSIPVPLPQIAGCSPLPDQAAATPGDDWTTSFQNIQCYDTLHVRATLNQIDGKTHDGSAAAPVPNVFGFNFQAVSVGQKLVEKVIGQTGGYKDALGRPSDGLLSEIEFVDKSIGQLVAELKKQDLLESTLIIVSAKHGQSAIDPHRVLRIPADNPADSSPATILGPLVAQSIEDDESLIWLADQSQTESAVATLEANADKAGIGEILSGPYINLFFNPADKDPRTPDIIVTPHVGVVYTGKKKKVAEHGGFNQDDTHVLLLVANPGLSPVTVSSPVETSQIAPTILKALGLDPRELQAVRKEGTQTLPGLHLPAGDLH; from the coding sequence ATGACCAAAATGATAAAACTCAAGACCGTTCTACTTACCGGAATTTTTCTGCTGGCAGCAGCCACCACCCCGCGGCTCTACGCCGGTGACCACGACGGCGGGCGGGACGACGATCACGGAATCCGCCACGTTCTGCTGATCAGCGTTGATGGAATGCACGCGCTGGACTTCGCCAATTGCGCCAAGGGTATCAGTGGTGTGAACGGCGGCAAGCCCTATTGCCCGCATCTCGCGCAGCTCTCGCAAAATGGCGTGAGCTACATTCAGGCTTCCAGTTCCAAACCCTCGGATTCCTTTCCTGGTCTGCTGGCGCAGTTGACCGGAGGCTCGCCGCGCTCCACCGGGGTTTTTTACGACGTAAGCTATGACCGTAGCTTGTCGCCCCCGGTCAAGGACACAGCCAACGGCATCCCCGGAGGCGCTTGCCCGGGCCAGATCGGCACGCCGGTGGGCTTCGACGAGTCTGATGATTTTGATTTGAGCAAGCTCGATGGCGCGGGTGGAATCAATCCTGACTTCCTGCCGCGTGACCCGAGCAAAGGCTGTGCGCCGGTCTTCCCTCACCAGTTTCTGCGTGTGAACACTATCTTCGAGGTAGTAAAAGCGGCTGGTGGATACACCGCGTGGACCGACAAGCATCCCGCATATGAGCTGGTCAAAGGACCAAGCGGCAACGGCCTGAACGACTTCTACGGGCCGGAGATCAACTCCATTCCCGTACCTCTGCCGCAGATAGCGGGTTGCAGCCCGCTGCCCGACCAGGCCGCAGCGACCCCGGGTGACGACTGGACCACGAGCTTCCAGAACATTCAGTGCTATGACACTCTCCACGTGCGCGCCACTCTCAACCAGATTGATGGCAAGACGCACGATGGCAGCGCTGCAGCCCCTGTACCCAACGTTTTCGGATTTAACTTTCAAGCTGTAAGCGTCGGACAAAAGCTGGTTGAAAAAGTGATAGGCCAAACCGGTGGTTACAAAGATGCGTTGGGCAGACCGAGCGACGGATTGCTGAGCGAGATCGAATTTGTTGACAAGTCAATCGGGCAACTGGTTGCTGAGCTGAAGAAGCAGGACCTCCTGGAGTCAACTTTGATTATCGTCAGCGCAAAGCATGGGCAGTCGGCGATTGATCCACATCGAGTGCTGCGCATTCCGGCGGATAATCCCGCGGACTCGTCGCCGGCCACGATCCTTGGCCCGCTGGTCGCACAATCCATCGAAGACGACGAGTCGCTGATCTGGCTCGCCGACCAGAGCCAGACGGAGAGCGCCGTGGCTACGCTTGAAGCCAACGCCGACAAGGCTGGCATCGGCGAGATCCTCTCCGGGCCTTACATTAATCTGTTCTTCAACCCAGCCGATAAAGACCCGCGCACGCCCGATATCATCGTCACTCCTCACGTCGGCGTGGTTTACACCGGCAAGAAGAAAAAGGTTGCCGAGCACGGCGGCTTCAATCAGGATGATACCCATGTCCTGCTGCTGGTAGCGAATCCTGGGCTTTCTCCGGTAACGGTGAGCAGCCCGGTCGAGACCTCGCAGATTGCCCCGACGATCCTGAAAGCTCTCGGACTCGACCCGCGCGAGCTGCAAGCCGTTCGCAAAGAAGGCACGCAAACTCTGCCTGGATTGCATCTGCCCGCAGGCGATTTGCACTGA
- a CDS encoding aspartyl protease family protein, whose product MKHFLFEFFLLFFLAITLRAQDASSAQAPPQKSLSDLLVQGLQAYRTGKFDAAIESYQTALQHDPKSGEAYAGLARAYLKQEKVEAAYDTASKGVAEVPESLAAHTALGEVYFRQAKMGESEKEFLRTVNTTHPEARAYLGLARLYDALSFHARAKTMLEKAHALDPDDPDIQGRWLRTVSRSERIKLLQDYLAKPGNDDTDTRKRMQRSLSSLQEQEKVPQQSCKLVSELTATQTDLKVMMTDPKHLHGYGLEVKVNGQSGRLLLDTGASGLLINKKMAERAGIKPLTTTKIGGIGDSAETEGYVGYADSIKVGTLEFQNCLIEVSEKRSVLDDDGLIGADVFRDYLVVLDFPNQKLKLEELPKRPDEKEGTASLSTNSDNEEDSAATPEPHDPYVAPEMQSYTKIWRFGHFLLIPTTVADLAPKKMFLIDTGFPTSQISLEAAREVKRLYESNARIRGLSGSVKHVYTTSDIALEFGNLRKENDAITAFDLSKTSRYPGTEVSGILGITALGFTAMKIDYRDGLVYFDYDKSHWRGIPLTDFSKGSKP is encoded by the coding sequence TCTATTTTTTCTTGCCATCACTCTAAGAGCGCAAGACGCTTCTTCCGCTCAAGCACCGCCGCAGAAGTCGCTGTCAGACTTACTCGTGCAGGGACTGCAGGCTTACCGCACTGGAAAGTTCGATGCTGCCATTGAGAGTTATCAGACTGCGCTGCAACACGATCCGAAGTCGGGGGAAGCCTACGCCGGTCTGGCGCGGGCATACCTTAAGCAGGAGAAAGTGGAAGCGGCCTATGACACCGCCAGTAAGGGAGTGGCTGAGGTCCCTGAGTCGTTGGCTGCACATACGGCCCTAGGAGAAGTCTATTTCCGGCAGGCCAAGATGGGGGAGAGTGAAAAAGAATTTCTTAGAACAGTAAACACAACCCATCCCGAGGCACGCGCCTATTTGGGCCTGGCACGCTTATACGATGCCCTTTCTTTTCATGCGCGCGCAAAAACCATGCTGGAAAAGGCCCATGCTCTTGACCCGGATGATCCCGACATCCAGGGGCGGTGGCTGAGAACCGTGAGCCGTTCGGAGCGAATCAAATTGCTTCAGGATTACCTTGCAAAACCGGGCAACGACGACACCGACACTCGCAAAAGGATGCAACGCTCTCTTTCATCGCTGCAAGAGCAGGAAAAAGTGCCGCAACAATCGTGCAAACTGGTGAGCGAACTCACGGCGACCCAAACCGACCTGAAAGTCATGATGACTGATCCTAAGCATCTTCATGGTTACGGCTTGGAGGTAAAGGTAAACGGCCAGTCCGGAAGATTGCTTCTTGATACCGGCGCGTCAGGACTGCTCATCAATAAAAAGATGGCTGAAAGGGCCGGCATCAAGCCGCTGACGACAACGAAAATCGGAGGCATCGGAGATAGCGCGGAAACGGAAGGTTACGTCGGATATGCCGATTCCATTAAGGTCGGTACCCTCGAGTTCCAGAATTGTCTGATTGAGGTTTCCGAGAAACGCTCGGTCCTCGATGACGATGGCCTGATCGGCGCTGATGTTTTCAGAGACTATCTTGTTGTCCTTGACTTTCCCAACCAGAAGTTAAAGCTCGAGGAGTTGCCGAAGCGTCCTGATGAAAAAGAGGGAACCGCGAGCCTGAGTACAAACTCGGACAATGAAGAAGATTCTGCCGCCACTCCGGAGCCGCATGATCCCTATGTGGCTCCCGAGATGCAGTCGTACACCAAAATCTGGCGCTTCGGGCATTTCCTGTTGATTCCAACCACGGTAGCAGACCTAGCGCCAAAAAAAATGTTCCTTATTGACACGGGCTTCCCTACGAGTCAGATTTCTCTGGAGGCGGCGCGCGAAGTCAAGAGACTCTACGAGTCCAACGCGCGGATTCGAGGTTTGAGCGGATCTGTCAAACACGTCTACACCACGAGTGACATCGCGCTCGAATTTGGCAACCTTCGTAAAGAAAATGACGCCATCACGGCCTTCGACCTTTCCAAGACAAGCAGGTATCCGGGCACCGAGGTGTCGGGCATCCTGGGGATTACGGCGTTGGGGTTCACGGCAATGAAAATTGATTATCGCGACGGTCTTGTTTACTTCGACTATGACAAGAGCCATTGGCGCGGAATACCTCTGACCGACTTTTCCAAAGGTTCAAAGCCATAG